A window of Adhaeribacter arboris genomic DNA:
CATCTACCACGGTTACATCGGAATTAATAATAGGCGTGTTGATATCGCCTTGAATCCGGGTGCGGCTATCCAGAATCAGTTTGCCGTAATACAACTGGTAATTCTTTTCGTTGGAATTTATCGCCAGAAAATCATCGGTAGTAGCGGTTAAATCAAAACGATAATACACGTAATCCGGAGTATATACCGCGCCGGAAATAACGGCTTTGTTATTCAGGGAATCGAGAATAGTGAAATTATTAAACCGGATGCCTTCTTCGTTGAAGGAGATAGTTTCGTTAACTAAGCGGTAAGCCGAATTGTACATGGCTACCGTAAACGCGGCATTGTTAAAGGTGGCAGCTCCTCGGATGACCGGTTTACTGGTGCTACCCGTAATGGTAAAATTGCCGCCTACGTTACCCGATACCCGTTTTAACATGCCGGCGCTAAATCCTTCGACCATAGCCATGTTTATGCTGCCAATCGTAGCCGTTAAGTTCAGGGCATTGGTAGTATCCTGCGCCAGGTAATAACCGGTAACGTTGGCGTTGTTGCCATTACCGCTCAAACTGGCGTTTACATTGTAGCGGGTTGTTTCGGGGTTGCTGGCCTGCACGGTAATATTGCCGATGGGAATACCCGTATAGGCTAAATTCGTTACCGAAGCATCGGAGGTAAAGCGTAAAGCTTTCATGATATCCCGTAATACTACGTTCCCGTTCAGCACCCCGGCCACTAATAAAGTATCCGGACTTTGCTGGATGGAGCGCGAAATGTAACCTAAGTCGAAATTTCCGAAATTAACCTCCAAGGGAGCGTTTACGGTATTGGTGCCCTGGCTATTGATGGACAGCGAACTGTTACCGTAGGATAGGCGCACATTGCGGGCAAAAATATTGTTGTCCTGGTATTGAATGTAGTTATCCGGCGCTACGGTCCATTTTTCGCTGTTAATAATTAATTCGTCGGGCGCAAAACTAAACCGGTAACCTTTGGCAATGGTAGAAAGTAATCCTCCTAAAGCAAACCTCGCCTGACCGTTATTATTCGAAATCTGAGCGTGCGTGCGCAGCGTGTTATTTTGTAAATCGGTCGTTAAAGCAATGTTGCGCACCTGCATCGACGAATCCGCCAGTTCCATTACGTTCATAGCAAAGGAAATTTTGTTGGGGTCGCTGTTAACATTTACCCGGGCGGTATCAATGTTGTAACTCAGGTACTTCAGGCCGGGGACGTTGGCATTTATTCGTAAATTTTGACCAGCGCTGGCGTAGGAGCCGGCGAAAGTGCTGGGCCGTAACCGTTTTAAATCCGGTACGAAGGCCCGGATAACCCGCGACCGCCGCAGCTTAAAGTTAAACTCAAAATCCTGTAAGTTGACGGGCGAGGTAAAAGGCGCTTCCTGAATATCGAAATAGCCATCGATAAACTTCTGCAAGGCCACCGGCAAATCGGTTAAGCTGTTGTTACCCCGGAAAAAACCCGAAAGAATACTCGACTGCAACCGGATATCGGTACGGCCAATGGCATTATTTAACTGCATCTGTAAGGTATCAATCGGGTAATTGCGTTTGTTCTGGCGCATCAGTAAATTGCTAATACCCAAGGTTCCTTTCATTTCGTCCGGCGTTGCTCCACTTAAATCGGCGCTTATTAAGCCGCGTAAGGTAAAATCGGTAGCATAGAAATGCAGCGCCTTTAGATTAGCATTATCTATATTTAAGTTAGCGCGGTAAACGGGTACTTTCTCGTTGCGTAAATCAAAATTTCCATCCAGATTAAAGGCTAAATTCGAATCTTTCATATTACCGGTTACCGCGTACACGTTCCGGTCGATGTTGCCTTTCAGGTTCACATCTTTGTATTGGTATTTATTGTAGAAAGCTTCCTGCACGGTAGCCGTAAAATCGGCCTGCATTTTTTCCGGACTGAAACCACTTCCGGCGGCTGTAGCCGTTGCCGTAACAGTACCCAGCGTAGGTTCTTGTTTTAGTAAACGGCCAACGTTAAACCGGATTAAGCGAGCAGTAGCGTTAAAGCGTTCTCCGGGTTGAAGTTGCGCTTCTACGCGGCCATTGCCAAAGGAGGTAACAATATTGGCATTGGTAATAAAGTTTTCGAGCGAGCCGTTGAAGCTGCCAGCAAGTTTTAGATTTTCCGGTAATCGGATAGTAGTAGGTATAGTGCCTTTGGGTAGTAAATTCACCAAGGCCGTGCGTGAGGTAGAAAAGTTCGCAATTTGTAAATTCATCCGCAGCCGGTCCGGATCAGTGGCATTGTGAATAGTTCCGCTGGCCGCCAAAGCTGTACCCCCGGCAGCAGTAACCCGAAGATTGTTCAGAGCAAGATTTTTTAGGGTACCTCGTACTCCTCCCGAAAGAGCAATACTACTGGGCAAAGAAATATCTTTCGGCATGGTGCCGGGCGGTAGTAGGGCTAATACATCGGTGCGCGTAGTTCTAAATTCGTTTACGCGTAAATCCAAAGCGCCTTTATTCACGAAATCCAGCATTTGCTTCAGGTTACCGGTCAGGTTGATGGCCGTGCCCGTCAGGCCTTGCAGCCGGAATTTATCGGCATTTAAATTATCCAAACGGCCAAACAAGCGACCATCCAACGTGATGGAGCGGTTGGTAATTTTCCGGAAAGAAGGATTTTCGGCCAGAGTAGGAGCAAAATATAACACATCCTGTAAGCCAATAATTGAGTTTTCCAGGTCGGCATCAATCCGCAGTTGGTTGATATCTTCCCCGATTGTGGTTAAAGACGGATACCCTAAAGCGAAGCTCGGGCGTAAGTGACTTTCGCCGGTTTGCAGGTCCAGGTTGGTTAAAGACGCACGGGTAGAATCGACGTTAATGTTGGCCGCGAAATTATTTAACCGGAAACCGCTTTTTTCCTGTAAGGTTAACTGGTTTAAATCGGCAGTAATTCGGTCGGTGCTGTAATACAGGTCATTTAGATCGAGGTTGATATTTTTAAAAGCCAGGTGGTTAAAGTCCATGCCGGTCTTTTGTTCGGGCGTGTTATAATTGCCAAAATCAACGTTTAAATTACCCACGTTTAAATCGCCGAGCGTGACTACCCAGTTTAAGGTATCTCCGGCTGTTGCTTCGGCGGCACTGTCAATTTTTGCCGCGGTTTTGGCCGGGTTAATCGCTAGTGAGTCGGGAGAGGTATTTTTATCCTGGAAGTAAGCAAAATAAGCATTATTCAGATCAAAGCGTTTTAAATCGATCCGGGCATTTTTCAGGTCAATTTTATCCGCAGCCAGTTCCGATTTTTTTACGTCCAGAATAATCCGTTGCGCGGCTACCTTGTTATTAAAATTAAATTTAATGTTCTCGAGGTTTACTTTCCGGAGGCCAATATCTAAAGTAGTAGAATCGGTAGTGGTGGTATCGGGGACAACCTTGCTCTGGGTAATGTTGGCGTAGCTGTTGCGGAGCGTTACTTCCCCAATATGGTACAACGATTTCTCGGGGTTAAATTCGTCCATGTTTGCCGAAGCAAAGCCTATCCGGGTGCGAATGTCATTGCCACCCACTTCGTCGGCCATGGTAAAGAAAATATTGTTCAGTTGCAGGGTACCCACTTTGTACTCCCAAGGCGTACCGGCGGCGGTATCTACGGGAGCGGCGGTAGTATCGCCGGCAAAAGCCGCGATAATAAAGTCGTAGTTGGTGGCGCTATCGGGCATGGTAGAACTAATGTGCACCGTGGCTTCGTCGAGCTTCACCGAACTAACGTTGATCTGGTTTTTAAGTAATCCGAAAATATTAATGTCTACTCCCAGCCGGCCGGCATAGAGCAGTGTATCGCGCTTTTGATCTTCGAGATAAAATTCTTTTAAAACCAAACTATTGCGCCAATCGGTAGTGAAACCGCCGATAGTTACTTTGGTATGTAAAGTTTTAGCCAGGTAACTAGCGCCTTTTTGAGCGGCAAAACGCTGTACACCCGGAATCTGGAGAGCAATAACGATCAGGAGAACCAGGGCCAGCGGCACACCGATAATCCATAGTAAGGCTTTTAAAAGCCGACGCGGAGTTCTACTTAAAGGTGAAATATGTTTAATAATTAAATTTAACAGGACGAAATCAAGCTTTCTACGGATTAATTTAAAGAAAGGTGCTATTTTGTTAAATCAAAGCTAAAAGATGAATCCCCTTAGCTAAATGGAGCGGGAGTATTATACGTATTTAGAAGCTTAATTCCGGTAAAAGGAAGAGTTTTGGGACAGTAAGATTCTAATTTTTAAATTTATTGGATGCCTAAACTTATAATTAGGTTACATAAGGAAATACATTTCGCTGTTTCCAGTTGGCAACCGGCGAAAACTGGTCTTTTATTTCTTTTCTGAACATTTATAATAACTGCCACGGTCCATTGGCACGGGCAGTTCCTTGCGCATACGGGAGGGTAGTATCCCCGAAGGTTAGTTAATGGAAGTTTATTAGATCTACCCATGCGCCCGGGAATAGACTGACTGGTAAGCTAATCTATTTAGGAGAAATTACCGCAAAAATTACGTACTACAGCCGCAACGGAAAGGACGGATAAAGATATAAATAACCCCCAAAATTTAGAAGCTTACTGAGTCTGGTATATTTCCTTCCGCAATGTTATTGAATGCAATAGTAGAATGAAAAAATAGGTTTTACTGACTTTGCGGAAAGCTGTTTGGAACTGGTAAAACGTTGCTTTAGCCGGGTACTTCTTCTATAACAGATAATTATTTATTTTAACGCAGGTTTACTTTTAGTCATTCTACTGGGATAGGTGCTTATCGCTTTTTAATATTTTAAGCTGATGGCGACCAATTATTTGGTTTTAGGCGATTGTATGGTGTCACTTATTGTTGTATTCAAGCGGATTATGCCCACTGCTTCGCTCACGGGTTCGGCAACCAGATTCGCTTTTAACGTGTAAGGGCCCGATAAATTGCTTGTTTGATTTAAAGAATCTGCCGGTACTCGTTCGATTGCAGTAGCGGAGGGCAGAGAAAGAGAAGTTACCTGCTGCGCTTTTACCCGTAAATCTTTCGGCAGACTTCCGGCCGCGGCCAGATAGGTTTTTAATTGCACATTTACTTTCAAATCGCGGAGGTAAAAATCAAAATTATTTGGATTGGTAATAGCCAAGGTTAAAATTAGCCGCTGGTGCCGAAAACCAATGTCCTCGGTTTTTACTGCCGTAATTCGGGGTGCCGATAGCACGGGTAGAACAATCGGTAACTTTCTGGTTACGTTAAAAGTCCGGCGACCCAGTAAAGGTAAGTTGCAGTGAACCTGGAACCGGGCTTCTACCGAATCTTGGCGGGCTATCTGTTGCTGCACCAAATTGCCTGTTTGTTTAAACTGAAGGCTTACCGGCAGGGTGATGCGTTGGATTTTTCCGGTTTGGCTATTTTGCTTTAAATTTTGCTCCCCAAACGTAATACTTTGGCCGTAAAGCCGGAAATCATACTTTAGACGATAGATAAACACCGGAACTATTTTAGAAGTAGCATCGAATTGTACCTTCATGGTAGCTTTTTGGTTGGTAAGGTAAACATCAGTTACCCGAATGTTATTTATTTCTGGAACTACGTAGGTGAGTAGTTTTTCGCGGGGAGTAAAAGCATATACCACTACTCCGACTATGAAAAGTAAACCCACCAAAATGCCCGTTATTTGCAGAAATCGTTTCATTGGCTTATAGGCAGCTTCAACATGTTACTTTCCAGATTACTCTTTCGGCCGCAAAATGTTGAAGAGATTGGAACAAGTGATTGGTATACGCCAAATTAGAATCTGAGACCGGGTAATAACGTAGTGTTTTAGAAGAATAAAAATAAGGAAAGTCTGGTTTAAATATAGATTTGGATAAGAATGCCTTTCCGTTTGGGAATACAGTTACTAGTACCCGTAACATTCGCTAATAATGAAAAACGAAAAAGCCGGTAATTCTTTGGTTCTACCAACAATTACCGGCTTTATAATTATACAGAACGTGGTTTAAGCTACCATTTTGCCCGTTTTTTTCAGGTACTTTACAAAAAGATAAATTATTAATAATACCGGTAAAATAACAAAAAGCAAATTATTGCGGGTGTCTTCGCTGGAGTTGGTTAACTGCGGATACTTAAACAAAAGAATTAAAGTAATACCCACCAACCATACAAATTGGGTGTTGTATTCTTTTAAAATCCAGCGGTTCGCGTTAAAATGCATGCCTTCAAAGGTTTTGCTTATTCCATTTAAGTTGGGAATCCAGCGGTTTACGCGCTGGCAATAAGCATCAAACTGCGCCCCGAATTTATTACGTAAGAAATTTTCTTCGGCCAGCACAATGGCCTGATAAATAAACAGGAAAAGCGGAATAAGAATACCCACGTAAATAAGCGAGTTCGATAAAATGCCTACCCCAAGCAGCATTAGAATATTGCCTACGTAAAGCGGGTTGCGGCAATGGTTAAAAATACCTTCGGTAACCAACTTTTCGGCGTACACTTTTTTGTCTTTTCCGCCCCGGATTATGTACGCTAAACCAATGGTAGCTCCCCGGATAGCCTGACCGGTTATTGTCACCACTAAGCCAATAATAATGGGCCACCAATAATAATTCTCGCCGAAATTTTCCGGGGTAAAAATATCCGGCGACGGAATAAACAGCGCTAAATACAGAAAAATAAAAAGCAGGTTACGGTACTTAAAAAAGAAATTACCTATGGTTACCATATTTTTTAATTTTTTACGGCAATTAAGCCCGAGAAATTATACCATTTAAAAAATACTTCGCAATGGCCGAAGCCAGCGTCGCGCAGCATGTGGATATTTTCGGATAGTTTGTAAGGAATTAATACATTTTCTAAAGCTTCGCGTTTCTGCGAAATCTCTAACTCACTATATTGGTTACGGCGTTTGTGATTATAATAATACTTGATAAACTCGCGGTTAAATACGCTATCTTCGGCCAGAATTTTTTCTACCAGAATTAAAACGCCGCCGGGTACTAAGCCCGATAGAATGGTTTTTACCAGTTTTTCCCGGAAAATAGGCCGCACAAACTGCAAAGTTAAACACAGCACAACTACCGAAGCATTCTGAATATCTACGTTTACGTTTAAATCGGCTACCTGCAAATCATAAGGCCGCTCAAAGCCGGCTTCTTTTAATTTAGAGTCGCATTTTTCCAGCATTTCTACCGCATCATCCACCCCAATAAATTTAATATCCGGCGGTATTAACGTGTTCATGCCAATCATGGTGGTACCGGTAGAACAACCTAAATCGTAGACATTGGTACCGGGTTGCACAAAGTCGGCGGCAAGTTCGGCAATCATGCGCTGCATTTCGCCGTAAAACGGCACCGACCGGTTTACCATATCATCGAATACGCCGGCCACTTTTGCGCTGAATTTAAAGTCAGAAACTTTATTAATCTCTTCTTTAAAAACTTCGTCCTTTTCTTTTTTACTTCTGAATCCATGTAAAATTAAGTGCTGGAAATAATGGAATAAAAGCCGCTTTTTGCGTTACTAAAGAATTAATTTTAAAAATCTTAAATAAATTGGGTGGTATTAAGAAGCTAGCCAATTTATTTGAATTAGTAACAAAACAAGCCTTTAACGGGGCAATTTAATTAAATTTTGTATTTGCTCCGTTTAATACCTTAAAATATTGTTGGTGCGTGCAGACTGATTACTTCTCTTTTAAAAGTTCGTATTGAGGCTGTAATAGTGAATCACACTTTCTTTGGTGCTGGCAATTTCACCGTAGGTAAGAGTGATATTTTCGCCGTTCCATTCCAATACATTATCAAAGGATTCTACCCAGGGATACAGCCGTTCGCCCTCGCCGTATAAGCTTTCGAGCAAGTTCACAAATTTGCGGCTGTTTTCTACGCCATTAAGCGTAATAAAAATGTGGCTGAGTCGGTCTTTATAAAAGGCATAGGTAATATCGGCAAATTCTACGCCTTTCATGGTTAATACGTCGGTTTTACGGCGGTAATATTTGGTATTACCTTCGGTTTCGGTGAGCACCAGGTTCCGGAAAGATTTAACGGAAGCTCCTAAGCGAGCATCGCGGAATCCATTGCGTTTTTCGAGCTGAGCAATGCTTTGACCATAAGAAGAAAAAGAAACAAGGAAACTAAAAAATAAAATAAATCTGAATAATCGAATCATCCCGGATAGCTTTCGTCGTATTTCCGGCAAAATTAATTATTATTTTTTACTCTGAAACGGTTTAAAAATTAAGGTAAGAATTAGTTAAACGAATTATAAAATAATTTTAAATTTTATTACAGTACTGGGAATTTTTTGGAAACCTTTTAAGTTAAAAATCAAATTGTTATTACTTTATTAATTTATTGTTGTTTTATTTTTACCTTTGTAAAAAAACGATAACGAAAACCCGAGCACTAACTATAAAAGAATACCTATCTAATTTAACTAAACTATGACTAATCTTTCAACAACTGACGCGAAGAAGATGGTAAAAACAGTTAGAAACAATTGGCTTTTTGTTCAGGAAAACGAAGCACTTTCAGCGGGGTCTGGTTGGAACGAAGGTTATCAGTCTTCTAATAAATTTTTATATTTTTCAGAAGCTGTTTCCACCTTACCGGAAAAAGAACTTACAAAACGAATTAGCTTAATTAATTAGAAAATAGATTAGTCTGTTAATTTTAACAAAAGCCCCGCGCCCGATAAAAATTATCGGGCGCGGGGCTTTTGTTATTTAGGGAAAAATTTACTTTCGTTATCAGGTTAGATTTTTCTCTGCTTAATATATCCAAAAAATGACTTGCAGCATACTTGTAAAGCTACCCGGCATTCTTTTCAACGGGCGACTTATTAGAAAATGGTTTTGGGAGCAAAGGAACGGAAGAATTTTAATGAACGACCGGAATTTCTTTAAACTGCTTCCGGAAAATATAATACACCGGCACACCTAAACCAACCAGAATTAAACCGGCCCCCGCATACGCCGGCTGAAACAATAATAACACCAGGCAAATGCCGGAAGTAAGAACCACGTAAATAGCCGGAAGAACGGGATAACCCAAAGCCCGGTAAGGCCGGGGTCGCTCAGGTTGCGTCCGGCGCAGAATAAAAATACCGATAATGGTAATAATGTAAAAAAGCAGCACCGCAAACATGACGTAATTTAACATGTCGCCGTACTTGCCCGAAACGCACAATAAACAGGCCCAGGCGGTTTGGCAATGCAAGGCTACGGCCGGTACGCCGTTTTTATTTAAACGGGCTAACTGCGGAAAAAACAAACCATCGCGGGCAATGGTGTAATAAACGCGGGCTCCGGAAAGCATAACGGTATTGATGCAGCCAAACGTAGAGACCATTATTAAAAAAGCAATGAACAAGGTAGCTTTAGGCCCGCCTACCGCTTCGGCGACGGCCGTTCCTACCCGGTCGTCGGCAGCAAACTGAATGCCGCGGCTTAGTACGGTAGCGCCTTCCGGCGAGCCTTGCAAGGGCAATACCAACAAGTAAACTACATTTACCAGGGCGTACAATACCGTTACGACAATGGTACCGATTACCATACTCAGCACAATAGTACGCTTGGGATTTACAATTTCATCGCCCGAAAAACCAATCACGTTCCAGCAATCGCTCGAGAACATAGAACCAATCATGGCCAGGCCAATGGCAATTAATAAACCGGAGCCGGCTAAAGGTAGGGGAGCGGTAGAGTTGGCGGTTACTTGTTGCGCCTGCCAAAAATTACTGAAATTAGCCTGTACTACGTCGGCATTCATGCCAAACGCAACGCCTAAAACAATCAGGGCCAGCAAAGCCAGAATTTTAGTACTACTGAAAATATTAGCAATCCATTTCCCACTTTTTACGCCGCGCGCATTTATAAAATTAAGCAACAGCAACACGCTAACCGCTAATAATTGCACGGTGGTAAACGAAAAACTACCCACGGTAAATAAAACATTCGTTTCCGAAAACCAAGGTAAGAATACCCCTGTGAAACGGGCAAAAGCCATGGCGACCGCTGCAATTACTCCCGTTTGAATTACCAGAAAAAGAGTCCAGCCGTAGAGGAAAGCTACCATTTTGTTGTAGGCTTCGCGCAGGTACACGTACTGTCCGCCCACATTCGGGAACATAGACGAAAGCTCGCCGTAACTCAGGGCCGCAATAATGGTAATAAAACCGGACAGCAGCCAAACTAACAATAACCAACCCGCCGAACCTACCAGCCGCGCAATGTCGGCGCTAACAATAAAAATTCCGGAGCCAATCATGCCCCCGGTTACTATCATAATTGCGTCGAATAATTTTATTTCTCTTTTAAAACCTGTCGTGTTTTCTGCCATTAATCTAAAAATAAAGGGAAGATGTTGTGCGTACCTACGGAAAAGGAAAGATACACTGATTTTTTTTAAGGAAAAATTCCATCTACGTGTCTAGTCACGCGCGGTAAGTTGTTTTAATGAACGGCTTTTAAGTTCTTTCCATTCTCCTGGCTAATATATCTATTACAAATAATGTTTTTGTAAATAAATGATACCGGCCCTGAATACGGGTTTTTTAGATGTTCTAAAGAAATTCTTCCACCGCCAGCCCTAACTTACCGAAGGCAATTTTAGCAATGGCAGTTTTGAAAAATAAGTAAGGTAAATAGCCCGGATAAATGCAAATTCTGAAACTCCGGTTAAGGTTCATACGCCAAAAATGAATAAGTTTGCGGCAGATTTTTGACGGTTACCCGAAGCCATTAAAAATTGGGATACAGTTAGGGTGAACACCTGCGTTCTGAAAGAGAGTCAGTCTAAGATCGGGCGAAAAAAATAGCGTTTATACCGGAATTCATGATCAGAAGCTTTTATATCCAGGACAACGAACTACATTGGGAGAAAAACCCGACTAAGTTTTTGCCAGACGGAGACAAACAAATTATTTGGGTTGATTTGCAGTCGCCGTCGGCGGAAGAAATGAAACACGTAGAAAAGCATTTCGGCATCGAGTTCTTTACCGCTCAGGAAGCGGCCGAAATTGAAAGCAGCTCGCGTTATTTCGAAGACAGCAGTGGGTTCGAAGCCAATAGTGCTTTTGTGGTGTACGAGAGCGCTTCTTATACCACCCGCCAGATATCTTTTATTTTAAAGGACGACTTGCTTTTTACCCTGCGGCGCGCCGACCTGAAATCGTTTGCCGAAACGGTCCGGAAAATCAAAACTTTTAAAAAAGGCACTACTACCAAAGCCATTCAGATTTGGATCTTGCTCCTCGAAACGCAGATCGATTACGATGCCGACTTTATCGAATATTTAACCCGCACCACCAATACGGTTAGTAAAAAGCTGGTAAAGGAAAAATCTATTCAGGAAGAAAACCTGCTGCGCATTACCGAATTGCAGGAAAATACCATTCTTATTCGCGAAAGTATCGTGGATAA
This region includes:
- the cmoA gene encoding carboxy-S-adenosyl-L-methionine synthase CmoA — translated: MLHGFRSKKEKDEVFKEEINKVSDFKFSAKVAGVFDDMVNRSVPFYGEMQRMIAELAADFVQPGTNVYDLGCSTGTTMIGMNTLIPPDIKFIGVDDAVEMLEKCDSKLKEAGFERPYDLQVADLNVNVDIQNASVVVLCLTLQFVRPIFREKLVKTILSGLVPGGVLILVEKILAEDSVFNREFIKYYYNHKRRNQYSELEISQKREALENVLIPYKLSENIHMLRDAGFGHCEVFFKWYNFSGLIAVKN
- a CDS encoding methyltransferase family protein; the protein is MVTIGNFFFKYRNLLFIFLYLALFIPSPDIFTPENFGENYYWWPIIIGLVVTITGQAIRGATIGLAYIIRGGKDKKVYAEKLVTEGIFNHCRNPLYVGNILMLLGVGILSNSLIYVGILIPLFLFIYQAIVLAEENFLRNKFGAQFDAYCQRVNRWIPNLNGISKTFEGMHFNANRWILKEYNTQFVWLVGITLILLFKYPQLTNSSEDTRNNLLFVILPVLLIIYLFVKYLKKTGKMVA
- the corA gene encoding magnesium/cobalt transporter CorA; translated protein: MIRSFYIQDNELHWEKNPTKFLPDGDKQIIWVDLQSPSAEEMKHVEKHFGIEFFTAQEAAEIESSSRYFEDSSGFEANSAFVVYESASYTTRQISFILKDDLLFTLRRADLKSFAETVRKIKTFKKGTTTKAIQIWILLLETQIDYDADFIEYLTRTTNTVSKKLVKEKSIQEENLLRITELQENTILIRESIVDKQRLVSSMLKSFQVEEPEKERLRIIIKDINSLLQHTQFSFERLEYLQNTFLGLVNIEQNQVIKIFTVVTVVFMPPTLIASIYGMNFKYMPELNWWAGYPLALALMVFSSLAFLWYFKRKKWL
- a CDS encoding translocation/assembly module TamB domain-containing protein yields the protein MPLALVLLIVIALQIPGVQRFAAQKGASYLAKTLHTKVTIGGFTTDWRNSLVLKEFYLEDQKRDTLLYAGRLGVDINIFGLLKNQINVSSVKLDEATVHISSTMPDSATNYDFIIAAFAGDTTAAPVDTAAGTPWEYKVGTLQLNNIFFTMADEVGGNDIRTRIGFASANMDEFNPEKSLYHIGEVTLRNSYANITQSKVVPDTTTTDSTTLDIGLRKVNLENIKFNFNNKVAAQRIILDVKKSELAADKIDLKNARIDLKRFDLNNAYFAYFQDKNTSPDSLAINPAKTAAKIDSAAEATAGDTLNWVVTLGDLNVGNLNVDFGNYNTPEQKTGMDFNHLAFKNINLDLNDLYYSTDRITADLNQLTLQEKSGFRLNNFAANINVDSTRASLTNLDLQTGESHLRPSFALGYPSLTTIGEDINQLRIDADLENSIIGLQDVLYFAPTLAENPSFRKITNRSITLDGRLFGRLDNLNADKFRLQGLTGTAINLTGNLKQMLDFVNKGALDLRVNEFRTTRTDVLALLPPGTMPKDISLPSSIALSGGVRGTLKNLALNNLRVTAAGGTALAASGTIHNATDPDRLRMNLQIANFSTSRTALVNLLPKGTIPTTIRLPENLKLAGSFNGSLENFITNANIVTSFGNGRVEAQLQPGERFNATARLIRFNVGRLLKQEPTLGTVTATATAAGSGFSPEKMQADFTATVQEAFYNKYQYKDVNLKGNIDRNVYAVTGNMKDSNLAFNLDGNFDLRNEKVPVYRANLNIDNANLKALHFYATDFTLRGLISADLSGATPDEMKGTLGISNLLMRQNKRNYPIDTLQMQLNNAIGRTDIRLQSSILSGFFRGNNSLTDLPVALQKFIDGYFDIQEAPFTSPVNLQDFEFNFKLRRSRVIRAFVPDLKRLRPSTFAGSYASAGQNLRINANVPGLKYLSYNIDTARVNVNSDPNKISFAMNVMELADSSMQVRNIALTTDLQNNTLRTHAQISNNNGQARFALGGLLSTIAKGYRFSFAPDELIINSEKWTVAPDNYIQYQDNNIFARNVRLSYGNSSLSINSQGTNTVNAPLEVNFGNFDLGYISRSIQQSPDTLLVAGVLNGNVVLRDIMKALRFTSDASVTNLAYTGIPIGNITVQASNPETTRYNVNASLSGNGNNANVTGYYLAQDTTNALNLTATIGSINMAMVEGFSAGMLKRVSGNVGGNFTITGSTSKPVIRGAATFNNAAFTVAMYNSAYRLVNETISFNEEGIRFNNFTILDSLNNKAVISGAVYTPDYVYYRFDLTATTDDFLAINSNEKNYQLYYGKLILDSRTRIQGDINTPIINSDVTVVDGSRLTMVLPNEATEQSQEGIVQFVSMRRRQNQLVETEEDTTQDVAMSGFELAATINLTDKTLFTVIVDPITGDFLDVRGNTKLNFGIDPGAAWI
- a CDS encoding NDR1/HIN1-like protein; the encoded protein is MKRFLQITGILVGLLFIVGVVVYAFTPREKLLTYVVPEINNIRVTDVYLTNQKATMKVQFDATSKIVPVFIYRLKYDFRLYGQSITFGEQNLKQNSQTGKIQRITLPVSLQFKQTGNLVQQQIARQDSVEARFQVHCNLPLLGRRTFNVTRKLPIVLPVLSAPRITAVKTEDIGFRHQRLILTLAITNPNNFDFYLRDLKVNVQLKTYLAAAGSLPKDLRVKAQQVTSLSLPSATAIERVPADSLNQTSNLSGPYTLKANLVAEPVSEAVGIIRLNTTISDTIQSPKTK
- a CDS encoding APC family permease produces the protein MAENTTGFKREIKLFDAIMIVTGGMIGSGIFIVSADIARLVGSAGWLLLVWLLSGFITIIAALSYGELSSMFPNVGGQYVYLREAYNKMVAFLYGWTLFLVIQTGVIAAVAMAFARFTGVFLPWFSETNVLFTVGSFSFTTVQLLAVSVLLLLNFINARGVKSGKWIANIFSSTKILALLALIVLGVAFGMNADVVQANFSNFWQAQQVTANSTAPLPLAGSGLLIAIGLAMIGSMFSSDCWNVIGFSGDEIVNPKRTIVLSMVIGTIVVTVLYALVNVVYLLVLPLQGSPEGATVLSRGIQFAADDRVGTAVAEAVGGPKATLFIAFLIMVSTFGCINTVMLSGARVYYTIARDGLFFPQLARLNKNGVPAVALHCQTAWACLLCVSGKYGDMLNYVMFAVLLFYIITIIGIFILRRTQPERPRPYRALGYPVLPAIYVVLTSGICLVLLLFQPAYAGAGLILVGLGVPVYYIFRKQFKEIPVVH